A part of Rickettsia canadensis str. McKiel genomic DNA contains:
- the virB9 gene encoding P-type conjugative transfer protein VirB9 — MQQLIIFCTFILLTLDVLALTVSRPLGRDPRLRVMTYNPDDVFKFTGYYGYQASIELARDEEIVSISMGDTTSWQIVPAGHRIFIKPMEPDATTNMTLITNKRTYFFELYAAETLDMRDPEMVFNVKFLYPDDENDNMSGHMQTFSASFASPDLTHPEKYNFNYYISGSEEIAPIKIFDDGEFTYLQFRDKNAEISGIFAVDDSLRESLVNYHLAQDNPNMVILEQVFPKLAIRKGKKVTCVFNQSFKAY; from the coding sequence ATGCAGCAACTAATAATATTTTGTACTTTTATACTACTTACATTAGATGTATTGGCTCTTACTGTATCACGACCTTTAGGTCGAGACCCACGTCTAAGAGTTATGACTTATAACCCTGATGATGTTTTTAAATTTACAGGATATTACGGCTATCAAGCCAGTATAGAACTAGCAAGAGATGAGGAAATAGTAAGTATTTCTATGGGAGATACTACTTCATGGCAAATAGTGCCTGCCGGTCATAGGATTTTCATCAAACCGATGGAACCGGATGCTACTACTAATATGACTTTAATTACTAATAAACGGACTTACTTCTTTGAACTATATGCTGCAGAAACACTCGATATGCGTGACCCTGAAATGGTCTTTAACGTAAAGTTTCTTTATCCGGATGACGAAAATGACAATATGAGCGGTCATATGCAAACATTTTCTGCTTCCTTTGCAAGTCCTGATCTTACTCATCCTGAAAAATATAACTTTAATTACTATATTAGCGGCAGCGAAGAAATAGCTCCTATTAAAATTTTTGATGACGGTGAGTTTACCTATCTTCAATTTAGGGATAAAAACGCTGAAATTTCCGGTATTTTTGCTGTAGATGATTCACTTCGAGAATCTTTAGTAAATTATCACCTTGCTCAAGATAATCCCAATATGGTAATTCTTGAACAGGTTTTTCCTAAGCTTGCTATACGTAAGGGTAAAAAAGTCACATGCGTATTTAATCAGTCTTTCAAAGCATACTAG
- a CDS encoding Na+/H+ antiporter subunit C has protein sequence MSHLIYFFALILLTNGLFIMLTSRNYIHKIIGLGIFQSSVLVFYLSLGKIKTGGAPILQEGITTYTSPLPHVLMLTAIVVGFATLSVALSLIYQIYKHFGTISESTINLDK, from the coding sequence ATGTCGCATTTAATATATTTCTTTGCCTTGATTTTACTAACTAATGGCTTATTTATAATGCTTACAAGCCGTAATTATATTCATAAAATTATCGGGCTTGGGATCTTTCAAAGTTCGGTATTAGTATTTTATTTAAGTCTTGGAAAAATTAAAACAGGTGGTGCACCTATTTTACAAGAGGGTATTACTACTTACACTAGTCCTTTGCCTCATGTATTAATGTTAACTGCTATAGTAGTTGGTTTTGCTACTCTTAGCGTAGCTTTAAGTTTAATATATCAAATTTATAAACATTTTGGTACAATATCAGAAAGTACAATTAATCTTGATAAATGA
- a CDS encoding proton-conducting transporter membrane subunit, whose product MILANHFPIIQILLPLCGALLSIISFRFTTFARVITTVYILSSLLVSIYGYSIIQNMELSYTMGEWSSKIGIEYRLNSLNQAIIIYLNLVLLFFLVFCHKITNQTILKYINNNRKSLFYGILLFAHTGYLGMIATHDFFNLYVFIEISALSSYILIAQGANPKSLIGALDYLIMGSISATLIMISIGFLLSITGSLNMYDVAAYLQEHHNSRITTIAIGFFLIGAILKTTLFPMHFWMMRAYNNTASVILVYLAGISTIIGIYIIYKFTYTIIGYETIKTAITNFIRPTALATLIIAPYFAYQAKNFKNIIIYSCFTQIGYVFLLYVTGGSIILLPSLLLVDSINKIALFLIDAYNESYKRNPNKVLIIIVIICSCGLPISPLFFIKVNILELLLTQNLLLDFVIIVLSSVESLFYHYKMVKVIFWKN is encoded by the coding sequence ATGATCCTAGCTAACCATTTCCCTATCATACAAATATTACTTCCTTTATGCGGGGCTTTACTCTCAATAATATCTTTTCGCTTTACTACCTTTGCACGAGTAATTACTACAGTTTATATTTTATCTAGCCTTTTGGTCAGTATTTATGGATATAGCATTATACAAAATATGGAACTATCTTATACAATGGGAGAATGGAGTTCAAAAATAGGCATAGAATATCGACTAAATTCGTTAAACCAAGCTATTATTATTTATCTTAATCTTGTCTTATTATTCTTTTTAGTTTTTTGTCATAAGATTACTAATCAAACAATCTTAAAATACATTAACAACAATAGAAAATCTTTATTTTACGGTATATTATTATTTGCTCACACCGGCTATTTAGGAATGATTGCTACTCACGATTTCTTTAATCTATATGTATTTATAGAGATTTCGGCACTTAGTAGCTATATCTTAATAGCACAAGGAGCTAATCCAAAATCTTTAATTGGAGCTCTTGATTATTTAATCATGGGTAGTATCAGTGCAACTCTTATTATGATATCTATAGGATTTTTATTAAGCATTACGGGCAGCTTAAATATGTACGATGTTGCAGCTTATTTACAAGAACATCATAATTCTCGTATAACTACTATAGCTATCGGTTTTTTCTTAATAGGTGCTATTTTAAAAACAACTTTATTCCCTATGCATTTTTGGATGATGAGAGCTTATAATAACACGGCTTCAGTTATTTTAGTATATTTAGCAGGGATTTCTACTATAATAGGAATATATATAATATATAAATTTACTTATACTATTATAGGCTATGAGACAATTAAAACAGCTATTACAAATTTTATCAGACCTACCGCTTTAGCTACTCTTATTATAGCCCCGTATTTTGCTTACCAGGCAAAAAACTTCAAGAATATTATCATTTATTCATGTTTTACTCAAATAGGTTATGTATTCCTATTATATGTTACTGGGGGTAGTATAATACTTTTACCAAGTTTATTACTTGTAGATAGTATAAATAAAATAGCTCTTTTCTTGATAGATGCTTATAATGAAAGCTATAAAAGAAATCCTAACAAAGTTTTAATAATAATTGTTATTATTTGCAGCTGCGGCTTACCTATCAGCCCGTTATTTTTTATCAAAGTAAATATTCTTGAATTATTATTAACGCAAAATCTACTATTAGATTTTGTTATAATTGTACTCAGCTCTGTAGAATCATTATTTTACCATTATAAAATGGTGAAAGTTATTTTTTGGAAGAATTAA
- a CDS encoding proton-conducting transporter membrane subunit, translated as MITQFTTPSLLILSTLLVGALNLTSPYATRKDSLIRNFLLIIIAIFFFVNILIIDWLFLKGIRAGFEFNIFANYSIGFHLEPLGLIFLSLIGFLWICALLYTQKYLAINNIEHSSRFLFFFNLTILIGVLIALSSNLFTMFICYELLTISTAFLVGHTKNNIVLSGLYQYLKILMISATILFLPAVIIIYAKTGNGDFTSSSLVENYFSKRQSIILLLMFIFGIAKNAIFPVHLWLPAAMVAHYPISSLLHAVIVVKTGLFCIYKILLYIFGLSYLQRVFAEFNWLIFIPIVSIFYSSIKALGTNNIKKILAYSTINQLSLALLSAFMLTPKALGAAILHLVSHSFTKICLFYSMGSIYSLKKTDQVQDLHGTFKEFPLISFIISISSLSLIGIPIFSGFISKFSILLAASAQNQIIVMIVVIASSILSSLYLLKILSSIYKPSLIESRVTTILPYSMRISIIICALAITLFYFIQILIRKFLAYIT; from the coding sequence ATGATCACACAATTTACTACTCCGAGTCTCTTAATCTTATCAACTTTGCTAGTTGGTGCATTAAATTTAACAAGTCCGTATGCAACTAGAAAAGATAGTCTGATACGTAATTTCTTACTTATTATTATCGCTATTTTTTTCTTCGTTAATATTTTAATTATTGATTGGTTATTTTTAAAAGGTATTAGAGCAGGATTTGAATTTAATATATTTGCTAATTATTCCATAGGTTTTCATCTTGAACCTTTAGGGCTTATATTCTTGAGCTTAATAGGCTTTTTATGGATTTGCGCTTTACTTTACACTCAAAAATATCTTGCTATTAATAATATAGAACACTCTTCTAGATTCTTATTTTTCTTTAACTTAACTATTCTGATCGGAGTTTTAATTGCTTTATCTAGCAATTTATTCACGATGTTTATTTGCTATGAGCTTTTAACTATTTCTACTGCTTTTTTGGTAGGACATACCAAAAATAATATAGTACTTAGCGGGTTATACCAATATCTAAAAATTCTGATGATTTCTGCCACAATATTATTTTTACCGGCAGTGATAATTATTTATGCTAAAACCGGTAACGGAGATTTTACAAGCAGTAGTCTAGTAGAAAATTATTTTTCTAAAAGGCAATCAATTATTTTATTATTAATGTTTATTTTTGGAATTGCCAAAAATGCAATTTTTCCAGTACATTTGTGGCTTCCTGCCGCTATGGTTGCACATTACCCCATTAGTAGTTTACTACATGCTGTAATTGTGGTTAAAACCGGATTATTTTGTATTTACAAAATCCTATTATATATATTCGGTTTATCATATTTACAAAGGGTATTTGCTGAGTTTAACTGGTTAATTTTTATACCGATAGTAAGCATATTTTACAGCTCAATCAAGGCACTAGGCACGAATAATATCAAAAAAATACTTGCCTATTCTACTATAAATCAACTAAGCTTAGCATTGCTTAGTGCTTTCATGTTAACACCTAAAGCGCTTGGGGCTGCAATCTTACATTTAGTTTCACATTCTTTTACAAAAATCTGCTTATTTTATAGTATGGGAAGTATTTATAGTTTAAAGAAAACTGATCAAGTACAGGATTTACATGGTACATTCAAAGAATTTCCTTTAATTTCTTTTATTATATCTATCTCTTCATTATCACTAATCGGTATACCTATCTTTAGCGGATTTATTAGCAAATTCTCAATATTACTTGCCGCAAGCGCACAGAATCAAATCATCGTTATGATTGTCGTAATAGCTAGTAGTATATTATCAAGCCTTTACCTTCTTAAAATATTAAGCTCTATTTATAAACCTTCTTTGATAGAATCCAGAGTAACAACTATACTTCCATATTCCATGCGAATCAGCATAATAATCTGTGCTTTAGCTATCACATTATTTTACTTTATTCAAATCTTAATAAGAAAATTTTTAGCTTATATTACATAA
- a CDS encoding PIN domain-containing protein, with protein sequence MGLIIDNSIFIALERGKINTKAWLNYDKAFISPITLIELLMVIDRVDNDNRRIKHLDFIEYVKSLFIILPFGIKEAYTYARIIHNLYEANIAISTHNLLIATTAITNNCKKLSKDSRARSVNSLF encoded by the coding sequence ATGGGATTAATAATTGATAACTCAATATTTATAGCTTTAGAACGAGGAAAAATCAATACTAAAGCTTGGTTAAATTATGATAAAGCTTTTATCAGTCCTATTACATTAATAGAATTGTTAATGGTAATTGATAGAGTAGATAACGACAATAGGCGTATAAAACATTTAGATTTTATAGAGTACGTAAAAAGCTTATTTATTATATTACCTTTTGGCATCAAAGAAGCATATACATACGCCCGCATTATTCATAATTTGTATGAAGCAAATATCGCTATTAGTACTCATAATTTACTAATTGCTACAACGGCCATTACAAATAATTGTAAAAAACTTTCAAAGGATTCACGGGCTAGAAGTGTTAACAGTTTGTTCTAA
- a CDS encoding proton-conducting transporter membrane subunit, with protein sequence MFIQNTIFALPLANFELAFDLTPQNQLIALAFLIVTTILNLYTISQNRKFETLIGSLYCLSSIICVLAADFISMIIAFEFMTIFACIIIFCYQLKIKPVRQYFLTHLFSSGLILIGMTRLIQTTGNTTFIPLNELVYNAELPAIFILAGCLINASAIFVNGWVVNCYPIASSSGVVYLISFTTKVTLIIILKLFSGLEILKFFGISMIIYGLVFSLIEKNLKRLICYLTVSQLGFILTAISINSPSIAYLITSFIFIHILYNGLFALYFTYIEDEYNIKNYQDLKTTTNPILLIGFIISILIYTSILPISSSYIKDEIANILNANNVMLFAKIVTCTVLFRLLLESIGDLSYHDLIAISRKKINNDNKYLWILRSSRGMISVVYLSFCIITLCVCLFYPVQIPHTANFKLVIPAISLLLALIFRKIPRISTQHINLDLYQYIEKLIYFSIAKYKETADNNEDTEEYLNFKVIWVNILSKIFAWHNQQTAIFIVLFLLISLILTLQY encoded by the coding sequence ATGTTTATTCAAAACACCATATTTGCATTGCCACTCGCTAATTTTGAACTTGCTTTTGACCTTACCCCTCAAAATCAATTAATAGCATTAGCATTCTTAATTGTTACCACTATCTTAAATCTTTATACAATTTCTCAAAATAGAAAATTTGAGACGCTAATAGGTAGTTTATACTGTTTATCATCTATTATATGTGTATTGGCAGCTGATTTTATTTCTATGATCATTGCGTTTGAATTCATGACGATTTTTGCCTGCATAATTATTTTTTGTTACCAATTAAAGATAAAACCGGTACGCCAATATTTTCTTACACATTTATTCAGTAGCGGGTTAATTTTAATTGGCATGACTCGTCTAATTCAAACAACAGGTAATACAACTTTTATCCCCTTAAATGAGTTAGTATACAATGCTGAATTACCTGCAATATTCATACTTGCAGGTTGTTTAATTAATGCCTCAGCGATTTTTGTAAACGGATGGGTTGTTAATTGCTATCCTATAGCTTCAAGTAGCGGTGTTGTATATTTAATTAGTTTTACTACTAAAGTTACTTTAATTATCATTTTAAAATTATTTAGTGGTCTTGAGATACTTAAGTTTTTTGGAATATCAATGATCATTTACGGGTTAGTATTTTCTCTAATTGAGAAAAACCTTAAACGATTGATATGTTATCTTACTGTATCACAGCTTGGTTTTATATTAACAGCTATTAGTATAAACTCACCTAGTATTGCTTATCTTATTACAAGTTTTATATTCATACATATATTATATAACGGACTATTTGCTTTATATTTCACTTATATAGAAGATGAGTACAATATTAAAAATTACCAAGATCTTAAAACTACCACCAATCCTATTTTACTAATTGGATTTATAATTAGTATATTAATATATACCTCTATACTACCTATTAGCTCTTCTTACATCAAAGATGAAATAGCTAATATTTTAAACGCAAATAATGTAATGCTATTTGCCAAGATAGTAACTTGTACCGTGTTATTTCGGTTGTTGTTGGAAAGTATAGGTGATTTATCATACCACGACTTAATCGCGATATCTAGAAAAAAAATAAACAATGATAATAAATATTTATGGATACTGCGATCAAGTCGTGGTATGATAAGTGTGGTCTACCTCTCTTTCTGCATCATAACTTTATGCGTATGTTTATTCTATCCTGTTCAAATACCACATACTGCTAACTTCAAGCTAGTCATTCCTGCAATCTCGCTATTATTAGCTTTAATATTTAGAAAAATACCACGTATTTCAACACAACACATCAATCTTGACTTATATCAATATATTGAAAAACTTATATATTTTAGTATCGCTAAATATAAAGAAACTGCAGACAATAACGAAGATACAGAAGAATATCTTAATTTTAAAGTTATTTGGGTTAACATTTTAAGTAAAATATTTGCTTGGCATAATCAACAAACTGCTATATTTATTGTATTATTTCTATTAATTAGTTTGATTTTAACATTGCAATATTAA